The segment ATTAGTCCGTGGCAAGCGGACAGTTCGGGCAGTCTTGTTATAAATAATCTCGGGGAAGTATTCCGTCAGGGCGGTTGCCTGTTCTGTACTAACGCGCGTACCGAGACAATGCTGTCCATGCCCGGAGAGAGACTTGAAAATCTCGACGACCGAACCAACAGACTTGCCTTCACAATAGACGACTTCCGTGAAGCCGCAGCGCCTCAGTCGATCGACGTCGACTGCGGCTGTCTCAAGTTGATCTGATCCGGCCAGCTGGCGAGTCGCCGCTTCCAGATCTAATTGGCCCGTCTGAAACTGGACCAGCAGTTGTTCTATATGTTCGCGTGGGAGTGTCATTCCGGTTGATGTTCCAAAGTCGTTTTCGAGTATGTTGCTCAGTAGGTTTTCTTATTTCATTTTATAGCAGAGCGGGCAACGAAACCATCACTCCATCCACCATCGTGTCAGGAATCGGTTCCGAAAAACCAAACAATGACAAGCGAGATCTCGTCCCAACTTGATCCTGAACGCTGTTCCGAAGACAATCGGCATCTCGTTTCGCTGTTTTCTAATGATATCTCGATACGGTCAGGTTTTCGCTCTATGTCCTCACAGTCTCAGGCTCGACGCAAGCGGTTATTACGGCTCTTAAAAAAGAAGCAACTGGGTGCCATTCTCGTTTCCAACCCCGTCAACGTCAGCTACTTGACCGGTTTCACCGGCGACGACAGCATGTTGCTACTCAGCTCAAAACGAGCCATCCTGATTAGTGACAGCCGATTTGAAACGCAGATTAGTCAGGAATGCCCCGATCTGGATGCCGAAATCCGATCATCGGGTCAGTCGATGTACCAGATTCTCAGCCGCCTGCTCAGTAAAATGGATGTGAGTGAAATCGGATTCGAGGCATCCAACACCACATACTCCATGTGGCAACAAATCAATTCCGAAGTTTCTAACGTCACGCTGACGGGAACAACCGGACTGGTAGAAGAATTACGACAAATCAAAGACGCGGGAGAAATCACCGAGTTGCGGGAAGCAATCCAGCAGGCGGAAAAAGGGTTCGCCGTGTTGCAGGCGAGTCTTGTCCCGGACATGACAGAGCAGGAAGCCGCCCATGAATTGGAACACATTATGCGGCGATTTGGAGCCAAGGGGGCCAGTTTCGAAATTATTGTTGCCGTGGGCACTCGGGCCGCCCTCCCACACGCTCGTCCCACCACCCGGAAGCTGGGAGAGGCCGGATTTGTCCTCATCGACTGGGGCGCCACCAACCAGGCGGGTTATAACAGTGACTTGACCCGGGTTCTCTGGACCGGTAGGCTCACTCCCAAACTCACTAAAATCTACAATGTCACACTGGAAGCTCAGCAGAAGGCGATCGAAGCGATTCGCCCCGGAATTTCCTGCCGCGAACTGGACAATATCGCCAGAAGTTCTATTGAGAAAGCAGGTTACGGCAAAAAGTTTGGACATGGACTTGGCCACGGAATCGGACTGGATATCCACGAGGCGCCCCGTGTCGGTCCCAGTTCGGAGACTGTTCTCGAACCGGGGATGGTCATCACGGTTGAACCCGGCATTTATCTTCCTGAATGGGGCGGTGTTCGCATCGAGGACGATGTCCTGGTGACCAAAGAGGGTTACGAAGTACTGACTTCTGTCCCGAAAGATTTGGAAATATCCCGCTGGGGCTGAATCTGAACCAAAAAAACGTTACTATTCTTCATGTTCCCTGAATTAGGGAATCACTGGGAAGTTCCGATTTTGCAGCAGGATTTTCCCCGTAGCCAGTTACCAGTCTATCCCGGGAATTTCGATTTTTATAGAATGCCCCGACTCCGTCAGGCCAGAGACGTTTCCGCCTCTGATTGACGAAACTCAGATATATACCCGAGTTACAATGAAGCGACGGGAGGCCTTCCATGGGGCTCCCGGCCCTGTCCTGGATTTAGAAAGCCGAAGCAGTATGTCTGCCGAAAAATCAGATCAGGCTTCAACGTTCGATCTGGAGAAGTTCCGCGAACTCGTTGAACTGATGGAAAAACACGACCTTTCAGACGTCAGTCTTAAGGGCGAAAACCAGCACTGGCGCGTTAAACGGGGAGCCGAGCAAGTCATCCCCCATTACGCAATGCCACAAATGCCAGCAGCAGCTCCGGCTCCGGTGGCTCCTGCCGTCCCCGCTGGAGGAAGCCCGGCCGCCGCACCGGAAGCGGCTAACGATCCTAACGTGGTCGACATCGTCTCACCCACCGTCGGAACCTTTTACGAATCACCCAGCCCCGACGACCCCGCCTTCGTCAAGGTTGGCTCGAAGGTCTCTGCCGACACGACGGTTTGCCTGATCGAGGCAATGAAAGTCTTCAACCAGATTCAGGCCGAAGTATCCGGCACGATTGTCGAAGTCCTGGTAAAAAGTGGAGACGCGATCGATTTCGGGCAGCCGCTCTTCAAAGTGAAAATCAGTTAATCAATTGTTCTCTGGTTCGTTACGCATCGACCACCATGTCGATGTTTCCCCGAGTATTTGCAAATTTGCATGCTCGGCCGGAACGAGTTCAACAACAGATCGACCGCCCTCTGTAACCCTGTAATAGATTCCATCCATGTTTCAGCGAATTCTGATCGCCAACCGTGGCGAAATTGCCTTGCGAATTATTCGCACCTGCCGCGAAATGGGCATCGAAACCGTCGCCGTCTACAGCGAAGCGGACCGGGGAGCGCATTATCTCGAGCTGGCAAACGAAGCCTACTGTATTGGCCCTGCCGCAGCGAGCGAGAGCTATCTGATGATCAATCGTATCATCAGCGCCGCTGAAATCGGAAACGTACAGGCGATTCATCCCGGATACGGTTTCCTCGCTGAGAACGCACATTTTGCGGAAGTTTGCCGCAGTTGTAACATCGAGTTCATCGGTCCACCACACGAAGCGATGTCTCAACTGGGGGACAAAGTCTCCGCCCGCGAAATCGCGGAAAAAGCCAAGGTTAATGTCGTTCCCGGTTCCGACGGACTGATCACTTCCGAGAAGGAAGCGATCGAAATTGCGCATAAAATCGGTTACCCAGTTCTTATCAAAGCAACCGCCGGTGGTGGTGGTAAAGGGATGCGGGTTGCCGGAAACGATATCGCTCTTAAGGCGGGTATCAAAGCCGCCTCGTCTGAAGCAGAAAAAGCGTTTTCCAACGCGGGTGTCTACCTCGAAAAATTCATCGAACGACCGCGACACGTCGAAGTTCAGATTCTGGCTGACCAGCACGGAAACGTATTGCACCTGTGGGAACGCGATTGCACGATGCAGCGGAAACACCAGAAACTGGTCGAAGAGAGCCCTGCCCCCAATCTTCCACTAGCCGTCCGCGAAGAAATGTGTAAGTCGGCGATCCGGTTGATCAAAACAGCCAACTACAACAATGCGGGAACAGTAGAATTCCTCGTCGACAAAGATAACAACTTCTACTTCATTGAAGTGAATGCCCGAATTCAGGTGGAACATCCCGTCACGGAAATGGTGACTGGTCTCGACTTGATCGAACAGCAGATTCGTGTGGCTGCCGGTGAAAAACTGACCATCAAACAGAAACAGATTCCGGCAAACGGATGTGCGATTGAACTGCGAATCAATGCCGAAGACCCCGACAACGACTTCCGTGGCTCGCCCGGTAAAATCACCAAACTTCGCCTTCCCGGCGGTTCGGGAGTTCGGTTTGATTCTCATGTCTATGAAGGCTATACGGTCAGCCCGTATTACGACTCTCTGATCGGGAAACTGATCATCCATAAGCCGACGCGAGAGCAGGCAATTAACTGTATGCGGCGAGCCCTCGAAGAAATCGAAGTGGGTGGAATTAAAACGACCATTCCTCTC is part of the Polystyrenella longa genome and harbors:
- the accB gene encoding acetyl-CoA carboxylase biotin carboxyl carrier protein; protein product: MSAEKSDQASTFDLEKFRELVELMEKHDLSDVSLKGENQHWRVKRGAEQVIPHYAMPQMPAAAPAPVAPAVPAGGSPAAAPEAANDPNVVDIVSPTVGTFYESPSPDDPAFVKVGSKVSADTTVCLIEAMKVFNQIQAEVSGTIVEVLVKSGDAIDFGQPLFKVKIS
- the accC gene encoding acetyl-CoA carboxylase biotin carboxylase subunit; this translates as MFQRILIANRGEIALRIIRTCREMGIETVAVYSEADRGAHYLELANEAYCIGPAAASESYLMINRIISAAEIGNVQAIHPGYGFLAENAHFAEVCRSCNIEFIGPPHEAMSQLGDKVSAREIAEKAKVNVVPGSDGLITSEKEAIEIAHKIGYPVLIKATAGGGGKGMRVAGNDIALKAGIKAASSEAEKAFSNAGVYLEKFIERPRHVEVQILADQHGNVLHLWERDCTMQRKHQKLVEESPAPNLPLAVREEMCKSAIRLIKTANYNNAGTVEFLVDKDNNFYFIEVNARIQVEHPVTEMVTGLDLIEQQIRVAAGEKLTIKQKQIPANGCAIELRINAEDPDNDFRGSPGKITKLRLPGGSGVRFDSHVYEGYTVSPYYDSLIGKLIIHKPTREQAINCMRRALEEIEVGGIKTTIPLAKKIFNNSEFVKGQVDTTFVERTW
- a CDS encoding M24 family metallopeptidase; this encodes MSSQSQARRKRLLRLLKKKQLGAILVSNPVNVSYLTGFTGDDSMLLLSSKRAILISDSRFETQISQECPDLDAEIRSSGQSMYQILSRLLSKMDVSEIGFEASNTTYSMWQQINSEVSNVTLTGTTGLVEELRQIKDAGEITELREAIQQAEKGFAVLQASLVPDMTEQEAAHELEHIMRRFGAKGASFEIIVAVGTRAALPHARPTTRKLGEAGFVLIDWGATNQAGYNSDLTRVLWTGRLTPKLTKIYNVTLEAQQKAIEAIRPGISCRELDNIARSSIEKAGYGKKFGHGLGHGIGLDIHEAPRVGPSSETVLEPGMVITVEPGIYLPEWGGVRIEDDVLVTKEGYEVLTSVPKDLEISRWG